A genomic segment from Antedon mediterranea chromosome 6, ecAntMedi1.1, whole genome shotgun sequence encodes:
- the LOC140051412 gene encoding diphthine methyl ester synthase-like isoform X3 yields MLYFIGLGLGDAADITEEFYGKDVILADRDMVEQNSEEIFRDADKEDVAFLVVGDPFGATTHTDLILRARKEGLKYQVIHNASIMNAIGCCGLQLYSYGETISIVFWTDTWRPDSFYEKIAANKQRGMHTLCLLDIKVKEQSIENLMKGNKIFEPPKFMTVNQAASQLNEIIQKRKEAGKDLAYTEDSICVGVARVGSQDQQVVSGTLKDLMEVDLGGPLHSLVIAGDMHPIELEMLREFAVDRTLFDKLLNDVR; encoded by the exons ATGCTGTATTTTATCGGATTAGGACTAGGAGATGCAGCTGATATTACA gaaGAGTTCTATGGTAAAGATGTCATCTTGGCCGACCGTGATATGGTAGAACAGAATTCAGAAGAAATATTTAGGGATGCTGACAAAGAGGATGTGGCATTTCTAGTCGTTGGTGACCCATTTGg TGCTACAACTCATACAGACCTCATACTAAGAGCAAGAAAGGAAGGGCTAAAGTACCAAGTTATTCATAATGCATCTATAATGAACGCCATAGGATGCTGTGGGTTACAG TTATACAGTTATGGCGAAACTATATCAATTGTATTTTGGACTGACACATGGAGACCCGACAGTTTCTATGAAAAGATCGCAGCAAACAAGCAACGAGGGATGCATACACTATGCTTACTAGATATTAAAGTCAAAGAGCAGTCCATAGAAAACTTAATGAA GGGAAATAAGATTTTTGAGCCTCCAAAATTTATGACTGTGAATCAGGCTGCGTCTCAACTTAATGAAATCATACAAAAACGAAAAGAAGCAGGGAAAGATTTGG CTTACACTGAAGATTCAATATGTGTTGGCGTAGCAAGAGTGGGGTCTCAAGACCAACAGGTCGTTTCTGGAACTCTAAAAGACTTAATGGAAGTTGATCTTGGAGGACCTCTACACTCATTAGTTATAGCTGGTGATATGCATCCGATTGAACTGGAGATGTTGAGAGAATTCGCTGTTGACAGAACTTTGTTTGATAAGCTTTTAAATGATGTAAGATGA
- the LOC140051412 gene encoding diphthine methyl ester synthase-like isoform X1, which translates to MLYFIGLGLGDAADITVKGLELIKKCNRVYLEAYTSILTVGKEKLEEFYGKDVILADRDMVEQNSEEIFRDADKEDVAFLVVGDPFGATTHTDLILRARKEGLKYQVIHNASIMNAIGCCGLQLYSYGETISIVFWTDTWRPDSFYEKIAANKQRGMHTLCLLDIKVKEQSIENLMKGNKIFEPPKFMTVNQAASQLNEIIQKRKEAGKDLAYTEDSICVGVARVGSQDQQVVSGTLKDLMEVDLGGPLHSLVIAGDMHPIELEMLREFAVDRTLFDKLLNDVR; encoded by the exons ATGCTGTATTTTATCGGATTAGGACTAGGAGATGCAGCTGATATTACAGTTAAGGGATtggaattaataaaaaaatgcaatCGCGTTTATTTAGAGGCATATACATCTATACTCACTGTAGGGAAAGAAAAATTA gaaGAGTTCTATGGTAAAGATGTCATCTTGGCCGACCGTGATATGGTAGAACAGAATTCAGAAGAAATATTTAGGGATGCTGACAAAGAGGATGTGGCATTTCTAGTCGTTGGTGACCCATTTGg TGCTACAACTCATACAGACCTCATACTAAGAGCAAGAAAGGAAGGGCTAAAGTACCAAGTTATTCATAATGCATCTATAATGAACGCCATAGGATGCTGTGGGTTACAG TTATACAGTTATGGCGAAACTATATCAATTGTATTTTGGACTGACACATGGAGACCCGACAGTTTCTATGAAAAGATCGCAGCAAACAAGCAACGAGGGATGCATACACTATGCTTACTAGATATTAAAGTCAAAGAGCAGTCCATAGAAAACTTAATGAA GGGAAATAAGATTTTTGAGCCTCCAAAATTTATGACTGTGAATCAGGCTGCGTCTCAACTTAATGAAATCATACAAAAACGAAAAGAAGCAGGGAAAGATTTGG CTTACACTGAAGATTCAATATGTGTTGGCGTAGCAAGAGTGGGGTCTCAAGACCAACAGGTCGTTTCTGGAACTCTAAAAGACTTAATGGAAGTTGATCTTGGAGGACCTCTACACTCATTAGTTATAGCTGGTGATATGCATCCGATTGAACTGGAGATGTTGAGAGAATTCGCTGTTGACAGAACTTTGTTTGATAAGCTTTTAAATGATGTAAGATGA
- the LOC140051412 gene encoding diphthine methyl ester synthase-like isoform X2, which translates to MQSRLFRGIYIYTHCRERKIKFYGKDVILADRDMVEQNSEEIFRDADKEDVAFLVVGDPFGATTHTDLILRARKEGLKYQVIHNASIMNAIGCCGLQLYSYGETISIVFWTDTWRPDSFYEKIAANKQRGMHTLCLLDIKVKEQSIENLMKGNKIFEPPKFMTVNQAASQLNEIIQKRKEAGKDLAYTEDSICVGVARVGSQDQQVVSGTLKDLMEVDLGGPLHSLVIAGDMHPIELEMLREFAVDRTLFDKLLNDVR; encoded by the exons atgcaatCGCGTTTATTTAGAGGCATATACATCTATACTCACTGTAGGGAAAGAAAAATTA AGTTCTATGGTAAAGATGTCATCTTGGCCGACCGTGATATGGTAGAACAGAATTCAGAAGAAATATTTAGGGATGCTGACAAAGAGGATGTGGCATTTCTAGTCGTTGGTGACCCATTTGg TGCTACAACTCATACAGACCTCATACTAAGAGCAAGAAAGGAAGGGCTAAAGTACCAAGTTATTCATAATGCATCTATAATGAACGCCATAGGATGCTGTGGGTTACAG TTATACAGTTATGGCGAAACTATATCAATTGTATTTTGGACTGACACATGGAGACCCGACAGTTTCTATGAAAAGATCGCAGCAAACAAGCAACGAGGGATGCATACACTATGCTTACTAGATATTAAAGTCAAAGAGCAGTCCATAGAAAACTTAATGAA GGGAAATAAGATTTTTGAGCCTCCAAAATTTATGACTGTGAATCAGGCTGCGTCTCAACTTAATGAAATCATACAAAAACGAAAAGAAGCAGGGAAAGATTTGG CTTACACTGAAGATTCAATATGTGTTGGCGTAGCAAGAGTGGGGTCTCAAGACCAACAGGTCGTTTCTGGAACTCTAAAAGACTTAATGGAAGTTGATCTTGGAGGACCTCTACACTCATTAGTTATAGCTGGTGATATGCATCCGATTGAACTGGAGATGTTGAGAGAATTCGCTGTTGACAGAACTTTGTTTGATAAGCTTTTAAATGATGTAAGATGA
- the LOC140052087 gene encoding uncharacterized protein, giving the protein MSNSIRRYAAQHIHTITNDSYKLTTDDVLRDLRRLDKSGEAWHQDVILELFEDESKLNIIDKLRKDVISTFKLKHVLHAETLSTEAHNGLVIVYAKTGKRTSDILILKCTETMASIVVDDLVRSARNHSAPNLKSVSFLTASISSTTSSSGSEQAASASNRMIPIAEQSVQENYRLAEVREDFLGRTNQELSVRYGEVVKVLDSSKNWWKVADEYNHIGYLPCTIMAYIKQSRRRSSRSSTQSNGR; this is encoded by the exons ATGTCGAACAGCATAAGGCGATACGCTGCTCAG CACATCCACACCATCACAAATGACAGTTATAAGCTGACAACCGATGACGTTTTAAGAGATCTCCGACGCCTGGACAAAAGTGGAGAGGCATGGCACCAAGATGTTATACTAGAACTATTTGAAGACGAAAGTAAACTGAATATTATCGACAAATTACGAAAG GATGTTATATCGACGTTTAAACTCAAACATGTTTTACATGCTGAAACACTATCTACGGAAGCTCATAACGGACTTGTTATTGTATACGCAAAAACTGGGAAACGTACTTCAGATATTCTGATACTTAAATGTACAGAAACAATG GCAAGTATTGTGGTAGATGATTTGGTTCGCTCTGCCAGAAACCATTCAGCACCTAATCT AAAATCCGTTTCATTCTTAACTGCGTCAATCTCATCTACGACAAGCTCATCAGGTTCAGAGCAGGCAGCTTCTGCATCCAATAGAATGATACCAATTGCAGAGCAATCCGTCCAAGAAAATTACCGTCTTGCAGAAGTTCGTGAAGATTTCCTTGGTCGAACTAACCAAGAGTTGTCCGTAAGATATGGCGAGGTCGTTAAA GTTTTAGATTCTTCAAAGAATTGGTGGAAAGTTGCCGATGAGTATAATCATATTGGGTACTTACCTTGCACAATCATGGCGTACATCAAGCAAAGTCGACGACGGAGTTCAAGAAGCAGTACACAGTCAAATGGACGCTGA